The genomic segment acacacaagaccggaaacatagcaacgccggtaaacaaacccagagaagcccaatccctatgagagctccccgcgctacggccatccggaggcgcagagcttttggccgtgatattatatatacaaatattatattatatactattatattatatatagagctccaggagtcgcaaacggcaacattcactttcttctccatgctgcagttcaccccggactgaactgcaccgagtttgacggttgaacgctgattggctgttacgttacacatgtgactcagtggccacgctgttgaacgcatgttaactagggatgcaaattatcgagtaatacattaatcgatagttgtttcatcttatcgatcgattaattgataagcggcaatttttctgagaagctgaatttccttctgaatgtgacacatctcatctcatctcatcgtaatccgcttatccggggtcgggtcgcggggggagcagctcaagcagggggccccagacttccctttcccgggccacattgaccagctctgacggggggatcccgaggcgttcccaggccagtgttgagatataatctctccaactagtcctgggtcttccccgaggtctcctccccactggacgtgcctgaaacacctcccaagggaggcgcccagtgggcatccttgccagatgcccgaaccacctcagctgactcctttctaagtaaaggagcagcgacacatttgaatgtgacacatttaggtggtaattcaacgatgtcgtttagttgttgtactttaaaatacttccacatattgtgcatttggcgtctttgtcgtcattaaccaacttaaagtggctccatactgcactccgttttgccatcttcatcgtgtcagtgtcccgcttttcgtttgtcttgtgCTGCTTCActtgtgttcccgcgtgtgcgtcaagtacgtctggcgtcaagcgcgccctcacgtggacgggtggggaattacgggttaaaaacgcgattaattgcaagtaatttattttaatcgagtaatctcttatcgacaattaatcgataatcgattaattgtttgcatccctagtTACCATTGTTTTCCAACAAATGCGACATACCGGCTCGCACAGGTTAAGTGGTTCACCATGGTCATTCGGTTTGAATCCGAAGTGCTCCCACACGGCAGCTGTCGCGTTCGCCTTTCCAACCAATTCCATCTTCTCCGTCCAAATCTCAACTATCTCTGCCCTCACGGCGCTCTCATGCTGCACTCTGTGCAACGCCAGGGGTCCGCCTCCATAAACAAAGACAATGCGGCTGACTAGTGACACGTCACGTCACGACACGCAACAACGTCTCCTCATTGGGCTATTAAGGAAGCGAGTCACCAGAGTTTACTCTGGTCATCCAGGGActttgatagagagagacacgacGAAAACAAATAAGCATGCAAATGGGAATTATCGCAGCCGGCAAAATTATTGCGCTCATTTTAATTTATCGTGCgattaattgatttattgctCATCGCGACAGGCCTAGTTGCCaatagggttgggcaatcgcctacaagcttccatcgtccgatagtgccccctagcgatcgccgatagtcgatgCTAGTCGATGctagtttttttattaaaaaaaactcaactttttttttataaaaaaaatcagcGTGAGCCTCCactgatttaagtttcgatacGGCGGTTCCAGCGGCACAGCACATGTGACatgttcagtgtttcccatacatagaccattgtgtggcgcggcgccacagaatcaacatcgagcgccacgaattgattctgtctttttttttctttttttttttttttaataacgcgatttggaaatctaaaaatcgttccgtccattcatctctgcatagcactcgttccccctgtcattctcacacacacacacacacacacacacacacggagcgagaacgacgatgctaacacatgaacccaccgatgtcacccgtcgcttagcaaccggacacgctggggttgttaagttaccggactactgaaactactacggagtgataataacaaagacgtgaatcaggcaataaatccaatttccttgacagcggtaaggttcggtgtgcattaaagtacagacggagtggaccaattgcgaactactgcagctgctccaagttaaaccccaaactaatcggaataagtacttatagcggactacaccccctattctattccgcatagaattctattccgaaccgattgaggtgtatatatatatatgatacttttctattccgattgagctgttcttccacatctatgcaaatcagatgtgtccgcatgtaaacgtggagttacatgcacactcactgacggccgcgtcgccgtgtCGCAGACGTCAGTGAGTGGTGCgctgccgccgcccccccgcaccacacattggtccttggtctgtgggaaacactgcatgtTACACAAAAATGGAGGCTATCTTAGTTAGTAAGACGACAGCAATTTCGCCCATATGGAAGTTTTTTGGATTCAAGCCAAATGAGAAAGGTGAACCTAAAGACGTCAACCAGCCGATATGTCGGCTTTGTAGAAGGATGATTCCGGTGAAGGATTCCCAGACAACAAATTTACATGGTCATTTGAGAGTGCATCACCCGGCAGATCATGCTTCTTTAGCGCCACGTGCCGCGGCCTCCGCTGCTGCTACAACCTCGCAGCAGCCCTCCATCCTGGGCGCCTTCTCAAGGGGAACCAAATACAAGCGAGACAGCCTTCGATGGAAGCAgtgtaccacagctgtgacccggtATTTGTGTAAAGAAATGGTGTCCTTCAAGACGGTGGAGAAGACCACCTTCAAAGAAATGCTGGCAACGTTGGACAAGCAGTATGAGTTGCCTACGCGCAAATACTTTTCCCAAACTGTCATCCCCAATATATACAATGAAACCAGAGCGTCGGTTGTCACCGAATTAAAATCGGCCTCCTTCATTGCCCTGACCTCAGACATGTGGTCATCTGTGAACATGACGCCATACATGTCTCTCACAGCCCATTATATAAGCAAAGACTGGCAACTGGAGGCGAAGTGTTTGGCCACATCCTTCGTCCCAGAAAATCAAACGAAAGATGTGCTGGCAGACGCCCTCAAAGTCGGCGCTCAAGAGTGGGGCATAGAGGAAGAGAAAATATCCTGCATCACAACCGACAATGGTGCAAACATTATTGCAGCCGTCCGGGAGCTCAAATGGCCCTGGTTGAACTGCTTTGGATATAATTTGAATGTGGCCATAAACAATGCACTTGACGGAGAAAAGGATCACACTAGTCGTGCGTTTGGGGTCTGCCGGGCAATCAACGGCGCCTTTTCGCATAGTTGGCAACGGAAACGGGAGCTGAGCAAAGCCCAGGATGAGCTACAACTCCCCAACCATGCTTTGATTACGGTAGGATTATTCGATTTTATTAGTAGGCTAGTGGTGTTATTATGAATAGGCAAATATTATTATGCAGGCTATTGGGCTAATCAGTCTTATTTTAAAAACAGGACTGTGCAACACGTTGGGGTTCGAAGCAGAAGATGGCAGAGAGGATACTGGAACAGGCCGCAGCAATCAAGAGGGTTTTCGCAAACGACAGAAGCCGCCGTCCCCTGCCAAACCTGACGTGGCAAGATGAAGCTGTGCTGGAGGCAGTGAACAAAGCTTTAAAACCTCTTTCTGACTTTACGGACATACTGTCTGGCGAAAACCATGTGACAGTCTCTTCCTTGCTGCCCACGCTACAATTATTGAAAGACAACGTCTTGAAGGAAGACGACGATGACGTCCGGATGACATCCGTCATTAAAAGCGGGGTGCTGCGGGAACTAGATAACAAATACGACAATGAAGCGTCATTAAAATTAATGCGCTTATCTGCTCTCCTCGACCCCCGCTACAAGGGCGACCATATCGATGCCGTTTCCCTCGACAGCACGAGAGTTCGATTGGAGTCAGAGATGGTGTCATTCTGCAGGAGGCAGACCACCGGACAGGTAAGGGTCAGAGTGGAGGATGTTGAGACGGAGCAGCCAGTGGCACCtattccaccaccaccaccacctaagAAAATAAAACCTTCCCTGGGTAGCCTTTTGAGAAAGGCGAAGCAACCTGTGACACTCACTGAGGAGCAACGGGCAAACGCAGAAGTAACAGCCTACCTGCAAGAAGATGCACTGGATGGGGACAGTGACCCACTCGCATGGTGGAAGGCAAACGAGAACCGCTTTCCGTTAATGGCCAAGATTGCGAGTAAATATCTTTGTGTATCTAGTTCACCTTCGGAGCGTGTATTTAGCACTGCAGGCAACGTTGTCACGCCACTGAGGAGCTTGTTGAAGCCAGAAAAGGTGAATATGCTGGTGTTCTTGTCCAGAAACCTGTAGGCTATGCACACActttaaaatgtgtatttattattaggCTTTTAGGCATACATTTGGATTATTTCGTTCCTCTGAATCCAAATTAGGTTTTCTTTCGATTGGTTCTACAGTCTGCAATAGTCCTAGCAAATGTTGTgcccatttttattttatttgcttgaaaatatttattttcattttttaatttgcGAAATGGACACTTAGACttaattttaaattgtatttattattatgcttTTAGGCCTACTTGCACTGAACAATACAATTGGACTATTATTGTTTGTCAGCTAAAGCATGTAAACATTGGATTATTTCGTTCCTTTGAATCCAAATTTCGTTTTCTTTCGACTGCGTTCTGCAGTCTGcaataggcctatagccaaTTTTGTGCccatttctattttatttgctctgccagcatttttttttcgttttaaaAGAGTTTTGTGAAGACTTCGCCATCTGTTATACTTGTGTTATGTTCAATACTCAGTTATAATTGTTCTTTAAAAGCGTTTTGTAAGTGGGCctacatataggcctatagcctactttgaAACGAATGTCTTATTATTCTGTTCCAAATAAACCCTGCAACCTTTtgacttggatgtttttatgtgAACGTCAATGGGACTGTCTTATGCACACCGACATAATTATATGAAATTGTCTCTTCTAATATTTCATTAGTTTGATCATATAGCCTGATATCATAAACTCCTAAacatttcaaaaatatatacatcgCCCCGTAAGCTGTGCGCGCAGCCTTTGCCATTGCGCTGCAGGGTAGGCTAATATGgtgaaagaaaacacaggctTTGAGTATAGTTACACATATCAGTGTTTCCCTTACAAATGAGAATGAATTGTGAAACATTTTCCCCTGCTGAAGCAGATTTCTTTCTATTTAATTCTTCTTTTCAAAGTTTTTCAAAGTGACAtgtgcagcggggtgtgatgtaatttcgccgtgcgagcagagcggtaggtttcgagcctctcccctctcctcgtagcagtgagtgaatacggcaggtcagcgctacatagtgTGTTTCCACCTGTGCCAGATAacttcaattacaatttgcggggctttttaagttgtaaaaaaaaaagccaccacAGCGCcatttttcaatttttatttttttattattaataaaattatcgcctttttatcagcaacttgagacgatcgacgatggaatccatctatcggcgatagtcgatagaatcgactatcggcccatccctagttgccaacgcttttagtaatcgatttttattgaTTCTCCGTTGCAGCCCTAGTGGGAACTACAAAACGAGTACATAaacacatcagaagtggtttgaTGTTGATAGGATGAATTTCCAGTGAGTTATTAAGAATTGAAAAAAAACGTCGCAATTTTTCGACGGTCCCTAAGCACTCCGCTGCCGTATGGCACTAGGAAGTATATTCGGCGCGGTTTCTTTGATCTGTCGCCCGACTCGCTGATTATGGTGAGTTGGTGAAGCCTGCAAAATAATACCATCCTGGAGACAATTGGTGCGGTTTTCGTCACGCTATTACAGTTGCAACCCCGGAAAATAGACGAATGTCGAATATAAAACCAATATCGCACCGCCAATAAAGACAGCATCAACCCCAACCAACACATAGCTATCAGCTAGCCTTCCGTTAGCTAATTAAAGACTAGCTTAtgtttctttatatatatatatatatatacacatatatatacacatctcTATAACTTTTGGACCGGTTGGTCCATCTCGTTAGTGACCATCAGGGTTATCTAACCCTCTATAAAtagatacatgtatatatagagGTAAATATATCGTACCTTCTCGAGCGGTCGGTCCATCTCGTTTGTGCTCCTCGTGGTTAACTAACCTCTCAGGAATGATCCAGAATGATCCATGTTGATCCACAATAGGCTCTGTGCACTAGAACCCGGAAGTCAACTGACGGTGTCGGCATTCTAGTTTCCGGTCTACATACTGACCCAGTCCATGGCGTGAACATGTCTGGCTTTTCTAGATGTCTCCAAGACCTACCGACAATAAATGTCAACGATGTTCACCGCATTGTTGGTGCTAGTTCCCTTGCACCTACAAGCAAGCGGGAAAAGGGATTTAAGCTCTATGTTTCGAGTTATTTCCATAACTTTGAGGGTGGGTAACAGACTACCGGCTTTTTAGTGAACATTTGTTAGCGACAAaatgtttttctgtatttaaaaCACTTAACTGTCCGATGTTGCactaacagtaggcctactaacgTGTGTACATTTTTTAGTGTCTAGCAAAGATGAGGGAACATCGGAGGTGATTATCCGAGCATTGTGCCACAGGTCCATGAAGAAATCAGAGAAGCCTCACAGCTTGAGTGTATGTTATAGCTAGCGATAAACCAACCGTTATAAACAAACCGTTATACGCCTGTTTCTTTTATAACAGTGTCCGTGGGGGGATTTAGCTGAGGTCATATGTTTAATCAACTAATCAATACAAAcatgtatatttaaaaaaaacagcacaaatgtacacacaagcgCACTTTCCTCGTCAGCCACCACAACAAGCAGAAAGCTCCAGCCGAGAGCGCCCACCACGGCCCCAACACAGTGCAGGCACAcgagccgcacacacacaaacacaccagcttcACATTGACTCAAACTCCACTAAAATGTATTGGATATCAAATAGCATATATGTCTCCATACAAAATCAGTGATGCACATTGAGCTAGTTTACTCTGCCACCGACTTTTTTCAACTCACCGTAGGTAGCAGGTGTGCAGTAAAATCCTCAAACATTAATCCTTATGCTGGTGATCATTTTCATCCTGGGATTATTTGTCCTTATTTTCGATTCGAAATCACATCTTAGAAATGGCAATGCTGACAAGCATGAGCAGTAATAATTTCACACTTCGCGCGCACTGACCTGTTTATATGTCACTGGCTTTAGTTGAAAGTGTAGAGCGAGGTTTTTTGTCCCACCCACTAGAATAGCAAAATGTGGTTGGTTATT from the Gadus macrocephalus chromosome 20, ASM3116895v1 genome contains:
- the LOC132448855 gene encoding E3 SUMO-protein ligase ZBED1-like, whose amino-acid sequence is MIPVKDSQTTNLHGHLRVHHPADHASLAPRAAASAAATTSQQPSILGAFSRGTKYKRDSLRWKQCTTAVTRYLCKEMVSFKTVEKTTFKEMLATLDKQYELPTRKYFSQTVIPNIYNETRASVVTELKSASFIALTSDMWSSVNMTPYMSLTAHYISKDWQLEAKCLATSFVPENQTKDVLADALKVGAQEWGIEEEKISCITTDNGANIIAAVRELKWPWLNCFGYNLNVAINNALDGEKDHTSRAFGVCRAINGAFSHSWQRKRELSKAQDELQLPNHALITDCATRWGSKQKMAERILEQAAAIKRVFANDRSRRPLPNLTWQDEAVLEAVNKALKPLSDFTDILSGENHVTVSSLLPTLQLLKDNVLKEDDDDVRMTSVIKSGVLRELDNKYDNEASLKLMRLSALLDPRYKGDHIDAVSLDSTRVRLESEMVSFCRRQTTGQVRVRVEDVETEQPVAPIPPPPPPKKIKPSLGSLLRKAKQPVTLTEEQRANAEVTAYLQEDALDGDSDPLAWWKANENRFPLMAKIASKYLCVSSSPSERVFSTAGNVVTPLRSLLKPEKVNMLVFLSRNL